In a single window of the Salmo trutta chromosome 21, fSalTru1.1, whole genome shotgun sequence genome:
- the LOC115157498 gene encoding SLAM family member 5, protein MSLLLGFGLLTCIASSESSSVFVLKGQDVRLDVQENVKLKELELFKWTFRSENILRCSDTLLVKVSPEYNNRVEFYQGNFSLLLKNLQQNDSGPYTAVVNGDKEKTIIAYQLIVQERVEPPVLTVDSNSTINATCNVTVTCRGQKTSVTSSCNSSTCSQVGGESRVAETSTVPLLSVYVAGGSIICNHSNQVSWANDTKEIVELCPMKSVSPPAGSMSVCMLKIILVSVGLVIMISAVITVHIRDRFHYG, encoded by the exons ATGTCTCTCCTTTTAGGGTTTGGATTGCTGACCTGCATAGCATCATCAG AGTCCAGCTCTGTGTTTGTGCTGAAGGGACAGGATGTTCGTCTGGATGTCCAGGAAAATGTTAAACTGAAAGAGTTGGAGTTATTTAAGTGGACCTTCAGATCAGAAAATATCCTAAGATGCTCTGATACATTGTTAGTGAAAGTGTCTCCTGAGTACAACAACAGGGTTGAGTTTTATCAGGGAAACTTCTCTCTGCTACTGAAGAACCTACAGCAAAATGACAGTGGACCTTATACTGCAGTAGTGAATggtgacaaagaaaaaacaattaTTGCATACCAGTTAATTGTCCAAG AGAGAGTTGAGCCACCAGTCCTGACAGTGGACTCTAACTCCACCATAAATGCCACCTGTAACGTGACTGTGACCTGCAGAGGTCAGAAAACCTCTGTCACCTCCAGCTGTAACAGCAGCACCTGCTCTCaggtgggaggagagagtagagtggCTGAGACCTCCACTgtccccctgctctctgtctATGTGGCAGGGGGTTCCATCATCTGTAACCACAGCAACCAAGTCAGCTGGGCCAACGACACTAAGGAGATAGTGGAACTCTGTCCAATGAAAtctg TGTCTCCCCCTGCTGGTAGCATGTCTGTGTGCATGCTGAAGATCATCCTGGTGTCTGTGGGGCTGGTCATCATGATCTCTGCTGTCATCACTGTCCACATCAGAGACAGATTCCACTATGGATAG